CCCCGCTGGTCTCGATCCGCCTCCGCGCGAAGTCGAGACGCACGATCGTCGCCGCGGCGCCCCGTGTGTGCGCGAGACGCCGGCCCGCGTCGGCCATCATCGTATCGAGGGGGACGTCGTCGGCGCCCTCCACAGACTCGACGAACGCGTCGGCCGCCTCGGCGGCGTTGGGCCCGTGACCGAGCCCGTCCACCACGGCGACGAGCAGGCTGTCAGGGCGCGAGACGACCGCGAACGCGTCGCCCGAGACCCGCTGGCCCAGAGCGGGGCGACGCACCGTACCTATGTCCAGGAGCATCAGGCGAACTTCCTCGCAATGATCGTCGTTCCGCGTCCCGGCACGCTGTCGATCTCGAACTCGTCCATCAGCCGCTTCGTGCCGACGAGACCGATGCCCATGCCGGAGCGGGAGTTGTACGCTCCCTCCATGATGGCGTCGAGGTCC
The genomic region above belongs to Actinomycetota bacterium and contains:
- a CDS encoding stage II sporulation protein E → MLLDIGTVRRPALGQRVSGDAFAVVSRPDSLLVAVVDGLGHGPNAAEAADAFVESVEGADDVPLDTMMADAGRRLAHTRGAAATIVRLDFARRRIETSGVGNVHFQAHADRSIHPVSAPGIVGHRVRKVLRFEFGLPDELLFSLSSDGLSSRIHLERYTDGTAQEIAERLLEHYGKAHDDATCIVVRYAAEAPA